The following is a genomic window from Tachyglossus aculeatus isolate mTacAcu1 chromosome 19, mTacAcu1.pri, whole genome shotgun sequence.
gtcgtatttacagaTGGAGTcactgaaatacagagaaatgacctgcttaacaaatatcacttaaaaaaaaaaccccaaaacaaacctTTCTTGACATTTACTCACCCCGGGAGTTGGAAATTGGTGCCCTGGTTTCCTCTCCCAAGTCTCCCGGGAGTTACTGGGTGGGGGTGAAATTCCAATAAATAAAGGACGCGACTCCCGGATTTTCTCACCCAGGCCCTTCGCCAGCTGAGCCAGAGGACCATAAGCACCGCCTCCCGCAGACAGTTTGAAAACAAGGTTCGAGAGAAGCAAAAACTATTCCAGGTACCGTAGTGGCCAAGAGCGTGGTTCGGGGGAAGCCGTGGACGTATGTTAGCCTCGGTCTGGGGGATGGTGGATTGATAGACCGCATCCGAAGCCCATGTGATTGCGGGGCCAGGGCCGTGACGGGCCAACCGTCTCCCGTCTCCTTCAATCTCCCCAACCCTGTGCCCAGGATTAGTctgagggccggggggggggttcattcattcattcaatcgtatttattgagcgcttactgtgtgcagagcgctggactaagcgcttgggaagttcaggtcggcagcatctagagacggtccctacccaacagcgggctcacggtctagaagggggagacagacaacaaaacaaagcatattaataaaataagtagaataaatacgtacaagtaaaatagagtaataaattcattcaatcttatttattgagcgcttattgtgtgcagagcactggactaagcgcttgggaagttcaagttggcaacatctagagatggtccctacccaacagcgggctcacggtctagaagggggagacagacaacaaaacaaaacatattaataaaataagtagaatatgtacaaatagagtgataaattcattcattcagttgtatttattgagcgcttactttgtgcagagcacgggatttagcgcttgggaagttgaagttggcaacatctagagacggtccctacccaacagcgggctcacggtctagaagggggagacagacaacaaaatgaaacatatgaaccaaataaaataaagagaataaatatgtgcaagtaaaatagagtaataaattcattcattcagtcagtcaattgtatttactgagcgcttactgtgtgcagagcactggactaagcacttgggaagttgaagttgggaacatatagagacggtccctacccaacagcgggctcacggtctagaagggggagacagacaacaaaacaaaacatattaataaaataagtagaataaatatgtacaagtaaaatagactaataaattcattcattcattcagttgtatttattgagtgcttactgtgtgcagagcactggactaagcgcttgggaagttcaagttggccacacatagagacgatccctacccaacagcgggctcacaggctagaagggggagacagacaacaaaacaaaacatattaataaaataagtggaataaatatatacaagtaaaatagggtaataaattcattcattcattcagtagtatttattgagcgcttactgtgtgcagagcactggactaagcgcttgggaagttcaagttggcaacatctagagacagtccctacccaacagcgggctcacagtgtagaagggggagacagacaacaaaacaaagcatataaaccaaacCTTCGTGACCAGCGAAGGTATCCTGTGAATTCTGCATAAATGTCTGCACTGGTACTCTGTTGCCATTTTGGCGCTCATATTTTAGTCCCGAGTTAATTTAGGATACCACCGATGTTGCATATTCAGAAACGCATGTAAAGGTCGCAACTAATCGGAACAATAAGGCCTTAGCCTGAAACTTGTGGTATGGTCATGGTCTTTAATGTCGGGGAATGGCTTTCAATACTTAACCCTGGCGATCTGGAGAGATAGCGGAGAATCTCATTTAAATTCGCAGCTAATGGATTTGTCTTTTCAgcgtattggagaagcagtaccCACCGCAGGCCCGACTGCTAGTGTAACGCTGGCCGTTTGTGTCTTTGTGTAGGAGGACAACGGGATTCCCGTGCACCTCAAAGGCGGAGTGGCTGACGCCTTGCTATACCGAGCCACAATGGTCCTTACTGTTGGGGGTAAGCACGATGCCGGGGACCGCTCATGGACTGGATCCGTGGggagaggtgatccctgccctcgagtgcTGGGCGAGGAGGGGCGGCCTTTCATCTAGCCCTCAATCAAAATGAATCCTGAAGGATTTTTCCCGGCAGAGCCACGGCTCTTGCATCCGGTTCTCTCTCTTGCAAAACCTCGGGATGGGGAAAACTCGCTCTGCGGCCTAAAGACATTCCCCAATTTGTCATTGGCGTGAGGTGAAAACGCAATAAGGAATCGCCGAGGGAACCCCGGTGGACCTTTATTTccctacctataaaatgggggaagCCATTTCTCCCCCTTGGGGGTATTGGAGGACAAGTGAGACTGCCGACGGGGAAATTATTTGGTTCAGATCCGGTTTGCCGGAATTCCCTGAGCCCCAATTTAGGGCAGGGTGTGGCTCCGGGGTCTTAGGGAAGAGGTAAAAGAATGGCAGCATTTCAGGGCCGGAGGAGAGCGACCGAGAGAAAAGGGACGCGTGGGAGGCTGAAGTCTTTCAGCTTGTCTGCCCTCACTCCCAGCTCTGCTCAgcgagagattcattcattcaatcgtatttattgagcgcttactgtgtgcagagcactgtactaagcacttggaaagtacaagttggagaccgAAGTCTGTTGAAAGTGGAGTTTTCCCATGACTTAGTCAAAAAACAAGATCATCGTCAAGGATCCGGGCCTCATGGGATTTCTGGATCTCACTTCAGGCCACTTGTGATTCAGCCGCTGTGTCGGGAGAATCTGTTAGGAATGaggtttcccattcattcattcattcagtcgtatttattgaacgcttactgtgtgcagagcactgtactaagcgcttgggaagtccaagttgggtgAACCGAAGTCTGTTGAAAGTGGAGTTTTCCCGTGACTTAGTCAAAAGACAAGATCATCGTCAAGGATCCGGGCCCCATGGGATTTCAGGATCTCACTTCAGGGCACTTGTGATTCAGCCACTGTGTGGGGAGAATCTGGTAGGAATGaggtttcccattcattcattcagtcgtatttattgagcgcttactgtgtgcagagcactgtactaagctcttgggaagtccaagttggcaacatctagagacggtcctgacccaacggcgggctcacagtctggaagggggagacagacaacaaaacagaacaggtgGACTGTTCTATAGAGTGATATGTTCAGCTTTCTTTGACTTCCTTTGTATGTTGTAAGTGGGTCTGGGAGGAATCTAGCCCTATTTTCTTTTAATTCTGGCCTAACTGGGACTTtaataatcaatcactggtatttattaagcaattactatgtacagagcactgtactaagtgcttgggagaggccaaaacAATAGAGTTTGTTGACCtgatccctccctgtccccaaggagctgaccccctagaagggggagacagacaacaaaacattaacacagAATACATTGCCATTACACTAAATAAATCGTATTACTGCATCTGCACATTCGTGTTTCCCTAGTGCCATCAACTCAAGTCGGTCATTTCTGATGCTCCTGCCCGTAAAGTGGTATTTTTTCCCCACTGCGTTTTCACACTGGAAACCTTCATGTTCTTAAATGGTTCGAACCCAACAATCGGCGTTCACAGATGGGTCTCGGGGGATGAgccccaccgttgggtagggactgtctctatatgctgccgacgtgtacttcccaagcgcttagtacagtgctctgcacacagtaagcgctcaataaatacgactgattgatgggagGGGCCGAGATTTAGAAACCACTAGCTGTAGGTGGGGCTAGCACTGAGAGCTATCTTTTCAGTCACTAGGTAATTTAGTTTATTTTTTAGGTGCAGTGTACACCTTGCAGACTTTCTCCTGGGGTATTGAATTCGCACACATGCATTTCCACGCCAATCACGtaactctcctttttctctttctgcctccGTTTCAGGAACAATTTATGCTCTCTATCTGCTGGGGGTAGCTTCCATGCCCAagaaacagagttgagagacgtTTACCTCCCGGGAGCCCCGTCCCACGCACCTGTCCAGGGATCAGTCGTCTGGGATAATGAGCCGAATTCACGTTCGGGATCAATATTTATTCATCTGTACCAGCCGAAAATGAAATAAAGCGGGTTTTACCTTGCTCCGCCTCTAGTTTGATGGTATTTAGGAAGTCGTTtttggagctggggaggaggaagaaggtggaaagagactggggtcTCTCCCCGTTTCGGGATTTGGGGTCCAGTCGGTGATCAGCTGCGCTCATAGGATAGCAGAAAAAAATGGGACTTTTTCAACTCGGTGTCTCTTTAAATTCGAAACTGGATCAAATGTCTTCAACACAAATCCAGGCTTAAACTTATGATTAAAGTATGCATTGACctcgtgtcttttttttttttaatttttatggcgtttgttaagcacttactatgggccaggcactgttttaagcgctgaggtaaatgcccgctgatcaggttggctacagtccatgccccacacggggcactcagtcttaattcccattttatagaggagcagTTGGGTTCATTGAGCAAATGGTCACGGTTTGACAGCTCTCCGTTGTTAGCGGTCGTACAGAATGGTCGGCAGCATTGTCAGGCGCTATTTGTTGAACGCctattctgcagagcactgcactaagccctgggaaagtacaatagagccagTGGACACGGTCCCCGCACCGTGGCTTTGAGGATCTTCGGTTTTGATTAtaccaaaaataatttttttacaAGATTACGAATTTACAAACAAAATTttacaaaattttaaaaaaattatttacaaaaaataaattgtatttatgttTTGATGCCCTATTGGTGAAACCCAGCAGTCTCCCTAAGGATGCCCACTTGGATTTGTGCTTTTTCTTGATGTATCAGGGCAGAATTCCCTTTTGCCGGCAAAGGTGTCCATAAGGCAAgctgttgtgggtttttttgatagcatttattaagcgcttactacatgcaaagcactgttctaagcgctggggagattacaaggtgatgtgtttgtcccacggagggctcacagtcttcatccccattttacagatgagggaattgagcccagagaagtaacttgcccaaagtcccacagctgacaattggtggagccgggatttgaacccatgacctctgactccaaagcccaggctctgtccactgagccacgctgctggcagtttaattccagctctgccacttatctgctgtggccttgggcaagtcactcatcttctgggcctcagttgcctcctctgtaaaatgggaattaagacagccccacgtaggacagggactatgtccaatctcattaactaggtatctatcccagcgcttagtacagtgaagcagcgtggctcaatggaaagagcctgggcttgggagtcagaggtcatgggttcaaatttattttacttgtacatatctattctatttattttattttgttaatatgtgttttgttgtctgtctcccccttctagactgtgagcccacccttgggtagggaccatctctatatgttgccaacttgtacttcccaagcgcctagtacagtgctctgcacacagtaagcgctcaataaatacgattgattgattgattgatttgcaccaaAGGGAATCATCCCTCAGTCCTGGCCGACCTTAACCTCTTTCGTTGGAAATCAAGCCAGTGGTCGGAGaaaattaccaaaaaaaaaatttggacTCAGTTTGGATTAGGCCTAGGGCAAGGAAAATTGAGGTTGTCAGATGCCGTTGACCGGGAATGGGCGGAGATGCGGTTTTTCTTCCTGTGGAGAATTTCTAAAAATATCCTGCGTCTATTGGCCGGGTTTTTTGTCTTGTTTTTGGTTTGTGTTGAGGGGGGCCATTCACAGAGAGACATCCTTGTTTGGTGATGTCCCACCTCTATGCTTTTGGGGTTGGAGATAAGCGTGAGGCTAAAATCTCCCTTTCAAGGTCGCAGTGTTGACGCGGGGAGGGTTCTCTGTCTCTGGAAAATCCTGCTTgtgtgtcgatcaatcaatcgtatttattgagcgcttactgtgtgcagggcactgtactaagcgcttgtgtgtcGTGAGTTTCCAGCTAATCAGGAGTCATCCCCCTTCTCCAGCTGGGAACCAGTTTACTGGAGAAAGGgactggggtgggagagagggatgggaaaaCATAGAGGGGGAGAGTCGGCTCTGACAGCAGAGAAtgcagcacattcattcaatcgtatttatctatcaatcaatcaatcgtatttatcgagcgctgactgtgtgcagagcactgcactaagcgcttgggaagtccaagtcggcaacagggacggtccctacccaacaacgggctcacagtctagaagggggagacagacaaaaaaaaaaaaaaacatgtggacgggtgtcaataataatattaatgatggcatttattaagcgcttactatgtgcaaagcactgttctaagcgctggagaggttacaaggtaatcaggttgtcccacatggggctcacaattttgagccccattttaccgatgaggtgactgaggcccggagaagtgaatcgacttgcccaaagtcacacagctgacagttggcggagtcgggattcgaacccgtgacctctgtctccaaagcccgggctctttccactgagccacacacagcCGACAgccgtcaagtcatcagaataaatagaaataaagctagatgcacatcattcccccttttagactgtgagcccactgttgagtagggactgtctctatatgttgccaacttgtacttcccaagcgcttagtacagtgctctgcacacagtaagtgctcaataaatacgattgattattattgcactataataataataataattatgtatttgtgcttcccaagcgcttagtgcagtgctctgcacacagtaagcgctcaatagataccattgaatgaatgaatgaaaaagcacgggctttggagtcagaggtcatgggttcaaatcctggctctgccaactttcagctgtgtgactctgggcaagacacttcacttctctgggcctcagttacctcatctgtaaaatagggattaaagctgtgagccccccgtgggacaacctgatcaccttgtagcctccccagcgcttagaacagtgctttgcacaaagcacttaacaaataccatcattattatttgttaagcgcttactatgtgccaggcactgtactaagcactggggtggatgccagcaaatcaggttggaaacagtccctgtcccatgtggggctcacagtctcaatccccgttttacagatgaggtaactgaggcctcgtgaagtgatttgcccaacgccacatggcagacaagtggaggagccgggattagactgtgagcccactgttgggctctataggttgccaacttgtacttcccaagcgcttagtacagtgctctgcacacagtaagcgctcaataaatacgattgattgattgattgattagaacccgtgaccttctgactcccgggcctgggctgtctccactaggccatgctgttccacaGCCAGGGAACGTTTTTGGTCTCGGTCCCAACTCCCAGAAAGTACATTGGAAAAACTCCCTTCTGACATCGGACCGCGGTGTAATCCATGGAAATGCGCAACTGCTTTTTTTCTAAGCTCTTCTCCGCAGTGGAAAATCCTGCGtggttgttcttttttttttttcttttttctcatgATGAAGCCA
Proteins encoded in this region:
- the LOC119940846 gene encoding cytochrome c oxidase subunit 7A2, mitochondrial, which produces MLRNVLALRQLSQRTISTASRRQFENKVREKQKLFQEDNGIPVHLKGGVADALLYRATMVLTVGGTIYALYLLGVASMPKKQS